AACAAGACGTACGTACGGTTTGCTGCCCCGTCCCATCGCCCCCGCTCCCGTGATCATGGAGTTTGCGTCGGCGGCTGCCCGTCTCGTCGCCGCAAACTCCATGATCACCGCGGCGGGGAGGGGGCGTGGGGAGGGTGGGGAGGGTGGGGACGGGAAAGGGCGGGCCTCCGTGAGGAGGCCCGCCCTTTCCGGGTGTGTGGGTGGGTCAGTGGACGGTGACGGTGGCGCCCGGGACCAGGGCGCGCAGCTCCTCGGGGAGGTCGGCGCCCATCTCGTCGGCGATCCGCAGCGCCTCCTCGATCAGCGTCTCCACGATCTGCGCCTCCGGCACGGTCTTGACGACCTGGCCCTTGACGAAGATCTGGCCCTTGCCGTTGCCGGAGGCGACCCCCAGGTCGGCCTCGCGGGCCTCACCCGGACCGTTCACCACGCAGCCCATCACGGCCACCCGCAGCGGCACCGGCAGCCCCTCCAGACCGGCGGTGACCTCCTCGGCCAGCTTGTAGACGTCCACCTGGGCCCGGCCGCAGGACGGGCAGGAGACGATCTCCAGGCCGCGCTCGCGCAGGCCCAGCGACTCCAGGATCGCGGTGCCGACCTTGATCTCCTCCACCGGCGGGGCCGACAGCGAGACGCGGATGGTGTCGCCGATCCCCTCGGCCAGCAGCGCGCCGAACGCGACCGCGGACTTGATGGTGCCCTGGAACGCCGGCCCGGCCTCGGTCACGCCGAGGTGCAGCGGATAGTCGCACTTCTCGGCGAGCAGCCGGTACGCCCGGATCATCACCACCGGGTCGTTGTGCTTGACCGAGATCTTGATGTCCCGGAAGCCGTGCTCCTCGAAGAGCGAGCACTCCCAGAGCGCCGACTCGACCAGCGCCTCGGCGGTGGCCCGGCCGTACTTGGCGAGCAGCCGCTTGTCGAGCGAACCAGCGTTCACGCCGATCCGGATCGGCACGCCGGCGTCGCCGGCCGCCTTGGCGATCTCCTTCACCTTGTCGTCGAACTGCCGGATGTTGCCCGGGTTGACCCGGACGGCCGCGCAGCCCGCGTCGATCGCGGCGAAGACGTACTTCGGCTGGAAGTGGATGTCGGCGATCACCGGGATCTGCGACTTGCGGGCGATCGCCGGCAGCGCCTCGACGTCGTCCTGCGACGGCACGGCGACCCGGACGATCTGGCAGCCGGAGGCGGTCAGCTCGGCGATCTGCTGGAGGGTGGCGTTGACGTCGGAGGTCAGGGTGGTGGTCATGGACTGCACCGAGACCGGCGCGCCCCCACCGACGGGCACCGAGCCGACCATGATCTGGCGGCTGGCCCGACGCGGGGCGAGCGGCGGCGGCGGTACGGGGGGCATACCGAGACTGACAGCGGTCACTTCAGGCACTCACCTTGGGAAGAGCGTGATCGGGTTGACGACGTCCGCGGTGACGGTCAGCAGCGTGAACACGCCACCGATCAGGATCACCGCGTACGTGATGGGCATGAGCTTGAGGTAGTCGACGCGGCCCGGGTCGGCCCGGCCGATCCGGGCGTAGAGCCAGGACCGGACCCGCTCGAACCAGGAGATCGCGATGTGGCCGCCGTCCAGCGGGAGCAGCGGCAGCAGGTTGAACACGCCGATGAAGAAGTTCAGCGACACGAAGAGCATGAAGAAGCCGTACCAGGCGTCGTTGGCCACGAACTCGCCGCCGAGCCGGCTGGCGCCGACCACGCTGATCGGGGTGTCCATGTCCCGCTCGCCGCCGGTGATGGCGGACCACAGGGCGGGGACCTTCTGCGGGATCCGCTGCATGGCGTGCGCGGTCTGCACCGCCATGTTGCCGGTGAAGTCGGCGGTGGCGCCGACCGCGCCGACCGGGCCGTACTCGATCAGTTGCGGCGTGCTGGGGCGCAGCGCGACGCCCATCGCGGAGACCGCCGAGGTGGTGCCCTTGGGGTTGCCCAGCGGCGGGCGCTGCACGGCCGCGAGGTCGACGGTGGTGCTGGCCGCGGCGCCGTCGCGCACGTAGTCGACGGTGGCCTTGCCGGGCGGCGTGGCGCGGACCACGTCCAGCATCTGACCCCAGCTGCTCACCGGCCGGCCGTTGACCGAGGTGATCCGGTCACCGTCGCGCAGTTGCGCCTGGGCGGCCGGGCTGGCCGGGTCGCCGGCCTGGCAGGGCCGGCTGGCGTTCTCCACCACCACGCACGGGGCGAGGGCGACCACCGCGGGCTCGGCGAGGAACTCCTTCTCGGTGCTCGGGAACTTCGGGTTGGGCAGGCCGACCGCGACCGCCATGATCCAGAGCGCGGAGAGGGCCAGCGCGAAGTGGGTGATGGAGCCCGCGGACATCACGATCGTCCGCTTCCACACCGGGTAGCGCCACATCGCGCGCGGCTCGTCGCCCGGCTCGACGTCGTCGTCCTGCGGGGTCATGCCGACGATCTTGCAGAAGCCGCCGAGCGGGATGCCCTTGACGCCGTACTCCGTCTCACCGCGCCGGAACGACCAGAGCGTCGGGCCGAAGCCGACGAAGTAGCGAGTGACCTTCATGCCGAAGGCCTTCGCGGTGAGCATGTGCCCCGCCTCGTGCAGACTCACCGAGACGAGAATGAACAGGGCAAAGAGCACCACCCCGAGCAGGTTTGCCATCAGGCTCCTTCCACCGACCCGACGATGATCTCCTGGGCGTGCGCCCGTGCCCACGACTCGGCGGCGAGCACGTCCTCGACGGTACCTGGTTCGTCGAAGTCGGGAGCGTCCTCCAGCACCCGCTGGAGGGTGTCGACGATGCCGAGGAACGGCAGCCGCCCGGCGACGAACGCGGCGACGCACTCCTCGTTGGCCGCGTTGTAGATCGCCGGCCGGCAGCGCCCCGTCTCGCCGGCCGCCTTGGCCAGCGCCACCGCCGGGAAGGCGGCGTCGTCCAGCGGGAAGAACTCCCAGGTGTGGGCCCGGGTCCAGTCGACCGGGGCGGCGGCGTCGGGCACCCGGTCCGGCCAGCCCAGCGCCACCGCGATCGGCAGCCGCATGTCCGGCGGACTGGCCTGGGCGATCGTCGAGCCGTCGACGAACTCGACCATCGAGTGGATCACCGAGGTCGGGTGGACCACCACCTCGATGTCGGCGTAGGGCACGTCGAACAGCTCGTGCGCCTCGATCACCTCCAGCGCCTTGTTCACCATCGTGGCGGAGTTGATCGTGATGACCTGGCCCATGTTCCAGGTGGGGTGGGCCAACGCCTGCTCCGGGGTCACCCCGGTCAGCTCGTCCCGCCGCCGGCCCCGGAACGGGCCGCCGCTCGCGGTGACCACCAGCCGTCGTACCTCGGCCGCCGAGCCGGAGCGCAGGCACTGGGCCAGCGCCGTGTGCTCCGAGTCCACCGGGACGATCTGCCCCGGCCGCGTCGCCGCGGCCCGCACCAGGGAGCCGCCGGCCACCAGGGACTCCTTGTTGGCCAGGGCGAGGGTACGACCGGCGCGCAGCGCCGCCAGGGTCGGCGCCAGCCCCAGCGAGCCGACCACCCCGTTGAGCACCACGTCGCAGGGCCACTCGGCCAGCTCGGTCATCGCGTCCGGCCCGGCCACGATCTTGGGCAGCTTGAAGTCGCCGGTCGCCCAGCCGCGCCGGCTCGCCTCGGCGTAGAAGGCGAGCTGGAGGTCCTGCGCGGCGGACGCCTTCGCCACCCCGACCGCCTCGACCCCGAGTTCGAGGGCCTGGGCGGCGAGCAGCGCGACGTTGCCGCCGCCGGCGCCGAGCGCCACCACCCGGAACCGGTCCGGATTGCGCCGGACGATGTCGATGGCCTGAGTGCCGATCGAGCCGGTGGAACCGAGCAGGACGACGTCGCGGGGAGTGGTCACCCGGCCATTCTTCCCCAGCCGCGCTGTACGCCCGCTGGGAGGCTCAGACCTCGCCGTCGGCCTGCGCCTCCGGCGCTTCCTCGTCCAGCAGATCGGCCGGGTCGACGGAGAACTCGAAGGGCTGCTTCATGAGGAAGGTGGTGCCGGCAGCCGCCGCGGACAGCGGGCGGTACTCCCCATCCGTCAGCTCGTAGAGGGCCATCGCGGGGACCCGGTTGCGCAGGTCGACACGGAGGAAGAAGGGCACGCCCGCCGCCGCGTACTCGCGGGGTCGATCGATCACGTCCTTGCGCCGGTTGCCCGGCGACACGATCTCACCCAGCAGCACGGCCT
This genomic interval from Micromonospora sp. CCTCC AA 2012012 contains the following:
- the ispG gene encoding flavodoxin-dependent (E)-4-hydroxy-3-methylbut-2-enyl-diphosphate synthase; translated protein: MTAVSLGMPPVPPPPLAPRRASRQIMVGSVPVGGGAPVSVQSMTTTLTSDVNATLQQIAELTASGCQIVRVAVPSQDDVEALPAIARKSQIPVIADIHFQPKYVFAAIDAGCAAVRVNPGNIRQFDDKVKEIAKAAGDAGVPIRIGVNAGSLDKRLLAKYGRATAEALVESALWECSLFEEHGFRDIKISVKHNDPVVMIRAYRLLAEKCDYPLHLGVTEAGPAFQGTIKSAVAFGALLAEGIGDTIRVSLSAPPVEEIKVGTAILESLGLRERGLEIVSCPSCGRAQVDVYKLAEEVTAGLEGLPVPLRVAVMGCVVNGPGEAREADLGVASGNGKGQIFVKGQVVKTVPEAQIVETLIEEALRIADEMGADLPEELRALVPGATVTVH
- a CDS encoding M50 family metallopeptidase — protein: MANLLGVVLFALFILVSVSLHEAGHMLTAKAFGMKVTRYFVGFGPTLWSFRRGETEYGVKGIPLGGFCKIVGMTPQDDDVEPGDEPRAMWRYPVWKRTIVMSAGSITHFALALSALWIMAVAVGLPNPKFPSTEKEFLAEPAVVALAPCVVVENASRPCQAGDPASPAAQAQLRDGDRITSVNGRPVSSWGQMLDVVRATPPGKATVDYVRDGAAASTTVDLAAVQRPPLGNPKGTTSAVSAMGVALRPSTPQLIEYGPVGAVGATADFTGNMAVQTAHAMQRIPQKVPALWSAITGGERDMDTPISVVGASRLGGEFVANDAWYGFFMLFVSLNFFIGVFNLLPLLPLDGGHIAISWFERVRSWLYARIGRADPGRVDYLKLMPITYAVILIGGVFTLLTVTADVVNPITLFPR
- the dxr gene encoding 1-deoxy-D-xylulose-5-phosphate reductoisomerase; translation: MTTPRDVVLLGSTGSIGTQAIDIVRRNPDRFRVVALGAGGGNVALLAAQALELGVEAVGVAKASAAQDLQLAFYAEASRRGWATGDFKLPKIVAGPDAMTELAEWPCDVVLNGVVGSLGLAPTLAALRAGRTLALANKESLVAGGSLVRAAATRPGQIVPVDSEHTALAQCLRSGSAAEVRRLVVTASGGPFRGRRRDELTGVTPEQALAHPTWNMGQVITINSATMVNKALEVIEAHELFDVPYADIEVVVHPTSVIHSMVEFVDGSTIAQASPPDMRLPIAVALGWPDRVPDAAAPVDWTRAHTWEFFPLDDAAFPAVALAKAAGETGRCRPAIYNAANEECVAAFVAGRLPFLGIVDTLQRVLEDAPDFDEPGTVEDVLAAESWARAHAQEIIVGSVEGA